One segment of Fibrobacter sp. UWB11 DNA contains the following:
- a CDS encoding HAD-IIA family hydrolase, which produces MKSPVKAVVFDLDGTLYLSGRPYPGAVETVNRVAKRVPVYYLSNNTSKSPVFYENRLKVMGLPLAKDSIISALYLSLDAIHERKIKNVFFFANPEVYEWFAAQDPSLNLRPSVEETELVLVAYHNSFDYRELCELSFRVQCGIPFWVTHTDFVCPDERGPVPDIGSFMALLKTAYGVEPEMSFGKPNPAMLSGLLKLYRPEEILFVGDRLYTDFELAKRSGCRFVLPLCGESKMSDVEKLDVKPEFVVNNVSEIDFNAFLEGKK; this is translated from the coding sequence ATTTAGACGGAACTCTTTATTTGAGCGGTCGCCCGTATCCGGGTGCGGTTGAAACAGTCAATCGCGTGGCAAAGCGCGTGCCGGTCTATTACTTGAGCAACAACACGAGTAAATCTCCGGTCTTTTACGAGAACCGCCTCAAGGTCATGGGGCTTCCGCTTGCAAAGGACTCCATCATTTCGGCACTGTACCTCTCGCTCGATGCGATTCACGAACGCAAAATCAAGAATGTCTTTTTCTTTGCGAATCCGGAAGTGTACGAATGGTTCGCGGCGCAGGACCCGAGCCTCAATTTGCGCCCGTCGGTCGAAGAAACGGAACTGGTGCTTGTTGCTTACCACAACAGCTTTGATTATCGCGAACTTTGCGAACTCTCCTTTAGAGTACAGTGTGGGATCCCGTTCTGGGTCACGCATACGGATTTTGTCTGCCCTGATGAACGCGGTCCCGTGCCCGATATCGGTAGCTTCATGGCTCTCCTCAAGACGGCTTACGGTGTCGAACCTGAGATGAGCTTTGGCAAGCCGAATCCGGCGATGCTTTCGGGACTTTTGAAACTTTACCGCCCCGAAGAAATCTTGTTCGTGGGGGACCGCCTTTATACGGACTTTGAACTTGCCAAGCGCTCCGGCTGCCGTTTTGTGTTGCCCTTGTGTGGCGAATCGAAAATGTCGGATGTCGAAAAGCTTGATGTGAAACCTGAGTTTGTTGTCAACAACGTTAGTGAAATTGATTTTAACGCCTTTTTAGAAGGGAAAAAATAA
- a CDS encoding DNA topoisomerase IV subunit B encodes MAATKYTEDSIKSLEWHEHIRLRPGMYIGKLGDGQSPDDGIYVLVKEIIDNSIDEFVMGAGKKIEIDIDDHAARVRDYGRGIPLGKVIDCVSKINTGGKYDSEAFQKSVGLNGVGTKAVNALSTKFIVKSFRDGRMKQAEFCRGVLVQDYKECATTEKNGTEIYFEPDADIFKNYRFLPAYMEEKVWNYAYLNNGLQLVMNDKVYTSPNGLLDLLNKHVDDTIRYPVIHFKDKDIECAFTHGNQYGEHYYSFVNGQHTTQGGTHQQAFREGIVKGARDHFKKDLDPSDVRNCIIGAISVRIQEPVFESQTKTKLGSTTVSPGGAQLRSWVVDYVASQFDNYLHKNPETEKALLNRITQNERERKEIAGIKKLANERAKKANLHNRKLRDCKIHLTDVKNALNRESMIFITEGDSASGSITKARNVQTQAVFSLRGKPLNSFGMTKKVVYENEEFNLLQHALDIENGLENLRYDKVIIATDADVDGMHIRLLLMTFFLQFFPELVEQKHLYILQTPLFRVRNKQVTKYCYDETERDKAAKEIGKTGLEITRFKGLGEISPEEFGQFINEDMRLETVSIPPDATLGKMLEYYMGNNTPSRQEHIVQNLRAEAVEEL; translated from the coding sequence ATGGCAGCTACGAAATATACAGAAGACAGCATCAAATCCCTAGAGTGGCATGAACATATACGTCTGCGTCCCGGCATGTACATCGGTAAGCTTGGCGACGGACAGAGCCCGGACGACGGCATTTACGTGCTCGTCAAGGAAATTATCGACAACTCCATCGACGAATTCGTGATGGGTGCGGGCAAAAAAATTGAAATTGATATCGACGACCACGCAGCACGCGTGCGCGACTACGGTCGTGGTATTCCTCTCGGCAAGGTCATCGACTGCGTATCGAAGATCAACACGGGTGGTAAGTACGATTCCGAAGCGTTCCAGAAGTCGGTTGGTTTGAACGGTGTGGGTACAAAGGCCGTGAACGCCCTTTCCACAAAGTTCATCGTCAAGAGTTTCCGCGACGGCCGCATGAAGCAGGCTGAATTCTGCCGCGGTGTGCTTGTGCAGGACTACAAGGAATGTGCAACAACCGAAAAGAACGGTACCGAGATTTACTTTGAACCGGATGCCGATATTTTCAAGAACTACCGCTTCCTTCCGGCCTACATGGAAGAGAAGGTCTGGAACTACGCGTACTTGAACAACGGCCTCCAGCTCGTGATGAACGACAAGGTCTACACAAGCCCGAACGGCCTTTTGGACCTTTTGAACAAGCATGTGGACGACACTATCCGCTATCCGGTAATTCATTTTAAGGACAAGGATATCGAATGTGCCTTCACGCACGGCAACCAGTACGGTGAACATTACTACAGCTTTGTGAACGGCCAGCACACCACGCAGGGCGGTACGCACCAGCAGGCATTCCGCGAAGGCATCGTCAAGGGCGCCCGCGACCACTTCAAGAAGGATCTTGACCCATCCGATGTTCGCAACTGCATCATCGGAGCGATTTCCGTACGCATCCAGGAACCGGTGTTCGAATCGCAGACAAAGACGAAGCTTGGCTCGACGACGGTTTCGCCGGGCGGAGCCCAGTTGCGCTCCTGGGTCGTCGATTACGTCGCAAGCCAGTTCGACAACTACTTGCACAAGAACCCGGAAACCGAAAAGGCTTTGCTCAACCGCATCACGCAGAACGAACGCGAACGCAAGGAAATCGCAGGCATCAAGAAGCTTGCGAACGAACGCGCGAAGAAGGCTAACTTGCACAATCGCAAGCTGCGCGACTGCAAGATTCACCTCACCGACGTCAAAAACGCGCTCAACCGCGAATCGATGATATTCATTACAGAAGGTGATTCCGCATCCGGCTCTATCACCAAGGCCCGCAACGTGCAGACGCAAGCTGTGTTTAGCCTCCGCGGTAAGCCGCTGAACAGCTTTGGCATGACGAAGAAGGTCGTGTACGAGAACGAAGAATTTAACTTGTTGCAACACGCACTCGATATCGAAAACGGTCTCGAGAACTTGCGTTACGACAAAGTGATTATCGCGACCGATGCTGATGTGGACGGTATGCATATTCGCCTTTTGCTCATGACGTTCTTCTTGCAGTTCTTCCCGGAACTCGTGGAACAGAAGCACCTGTACATCTTGCAGACACCGCTTTTCCGCGTGCGTAACAAGCAGGTGACCAAGTACTGCTACGATGAAACCGAACGCGACAAGGCTGCAAAGGAAATCGGCAAGACCGGTCTCGAAATCACTCGATTCAAAGGTCTTGGCGAAATCAGCCCGGAAGAATTCGGACAGTTCATCAACGAGGACATGCGCCTTGAAACAGTGAGCATTCCGCCCGACGCAACACTCGGCAAGATGCTGGAATACTACATGGGCAACAACACGCCGAGCCGACAGGAGCACATTGTGCAGAACCTGCGAGCAGAAGCAGTGGAAGAACTGTAG
- a CDS encoding metal ABC transporter solute-binding protein, Zn/Mn family → MRFTRLLFLVVAISAAIVFADDGKITVAVSLQPYATLVKMVGGDRVNVVTLLPPGADPHNFEPKPAVIKAFSLAQVYFSDGSGLDKVWMPRFLGANKKVEVVDISKNIEWMKSEHGEHHGKAHHHDEEFDPHIWTSPLRVKFLAQNIFHALKKLDPGHDIYYINQIQAVQNQLTSIARTLKETVIDMPLNRRSFIVFHPSYGYLAKDFGLKQYAIEVNGKEPKPRDLANLIMMGRKNGVKAVFVQPEFSKRAAETIAKDLGAVVVETDPLAADFIGNTQKFIDALKQAGKK, encoded by the coding sequence ATGCGCTTTACTCGTCTTTTGTTTTTGGTCGTTGCTATTTCTGCTGCAATTGTTTTTGCTGATGATGGAAAAATTACCGTTGCTGTTTCTTTGCAACCGTATGCGACACTCGTTAAGATGGTGGGCGGTGATCGCGTGAATGTGGTGACTCTTTTGCCGCCGGGTGCCGATCCGCATAACTTTGAACCGAAGCCGGCTGTAATCAAGGCGTTTTCTCTTGCCCAGGTTTATTTTTCTGATGGCTCGGGATTAGATAAAGTTTGGATGCCTCGCTTTTTGGGTGCAAATAAAAAAGTCGAAGTCGTTGATATTTCCAAGAATATCGAATGGATGAAGTCGGAACATGGAGAACATCATGGAAAGGCTCACCACCATGACGAAGAATTTGACCCGCATATTTGGACCTCTCCGCTCCGTGTGAAGTTCCTTGCCCAGAATATTTTCCATGCGCTCAAGAAACTTGATCCGGGACATGATATTTATTATATCAATCAAATCCAGGCTGTTCAGAACCAGTTAACGTCTATTGCTCGTACCTTGAAAGAAACCGTTATCGATATGCCGTTGAATCGCCGGTCTTTTATTGTGTTCCATCCGTCGTATGGATATTTGGCCAAGGATTTCGGGCTTAAGCAATATGCAATCGAAGTGAATGGCAAGGAACCTAAACCGAGAGATTTGGCAAACCTTATCATGATGGGCCGCAAAAATGGCGTAAAGGCCGTGTTTGTGCAACCGGAATTCAGCAAGCGTGCTGCAGAAACGATTGCAAAGGATTTGGGCGCTGTCGTTGTTGAAACGGATCCGCTCGCCGCTGACTTTATTGGCAATACGCAAAAGTTTATTGACGCACTCAAACAGGCTGGCAAAAAGTAA
- a CDS encoding metal ABC transporter ATP-binding protein, whose translation MSAIDIKDLSFGYGKSPVLTDVNLSIDENDFVAIIGPNGGGKSTLMRLMVGLLKPTSGSVRLFGEKVPTKKVAVGYVPQNTNKNIDFPITVGECVATGKLGLSPKSDEVKAALDRVHIGGYLDRRLGELSGGERQRVLIARSLVCNPKILFLDEPSNNIDVAGIEALYNMLAEFSETMTIVIVTHDLMALSHKVKSVVCVNHSVHYHEGGNLTEGMLHRTYGCEVDLIAHGVPHRVLGSHDHTHGGCCEHHHHTSR comes from the coding sequence ATGTCTGCTATCGACATCAAAGATCTTTCTTTTGGCTATGGAAAGTCGCCCGTACTGACGGACGTGAATCTTTCTATTGACGAAAATGACTTTGTTGCAATTATCGGGCCGAATGGCGGTGGCAAATCCACGTTGATGAGGCTGATGGTCGGGCTCTTGAAGCCGACTTCTGGAAGTGTGCGCTTGTTTGGCGAAAAGGTTCCGACGAAAAAGGTTGCTGTCGGTTACGTTCCGCAGAATACGAACAAGAATATTGATTTCCCGATTACGGTGGGCGAGTGCGTTGCTACAGGCAAACTGGGACTTTCCCCGAAATCGGACGAAGTGAAGGCTGCGCTTGACCGCGTGCATATTGGCGGCTATCTGGACCGTCGCTTGGGTGAACTGAGTGGCGGTGAACGTCAGCGAGTCTTGATTGCTCGTTCTCTTGTCTGTAATCCGAAGATTCTCTTTTTGGATGAACCTTCCAATAACATTGACGTCGCTGGAATCGAAGCGCTTTATAACATGCTTGCCGAATTCAGTGAAACGATGACAATTGTGATAGTGACACACGACCTGATGGCGCTCTCGCACAAGGTAAAGAGCGTCGTTTGCGTGAACCATTCTGTTCACTATCATGAGGGTGGTAACCTGACCGAAGGAATGCTCCACCGCACGTACGGCTGCGAAGTGGACTTGATTGCCCACGGGGTGCCACATCGCGTTCTCGGGAGCCATGACCATACCCATGGCGGTTGCTGCGAACATCATCACCATACTAGTCGTTAG
- the ybeY gene encoding rRNA maturation RNase YbeY, with protein MPDPASKKKDYTIDFLCEGNIESFPWKDKFEAMARKLLAEEGTENNVNIVLCTDEFVREMNKNYRGLDKVTDVLSFEWHEEIPGEEEMLGEIYIARDQVKRQAPQYGNSFFAEMKRVIVHGLLHLSGYDHIKAVDRKVMRARECEFLGLDPYKDKESMENG; from the coding sequence ATGCCAGACCCTGCTAGTAAAAAGAAAGACTACACTATCGATTTCCTGTGCGAGGGGAATATCGAATCCTTCCCGTGGAAGGATAAGTTCGAAGCCATGGCCCGCAAACTCCTTGCCGAAGAAGGCACGGAAAATAACGTCAATATCGTGCTCTGCACGGACGAGTTCGTTCGCGAGATGAACAAGAACTATCGCGGGCTCGACAAAGTGACGGACGTGCTTTCGTTCGAATGGCACGAAGAAATCCCGGGCGAAGAAGAAATGCTCGGCGAAATCTACATCGCGAGGGACCAGGTCAAGCGCCAGGCCCCGCAGTACGGCAACAGTTTTTTTGCCGAGATGAAGCGCGTGATTGTCCATGGCTTGCTCCACCTGTCGGGGTACGACCATATCAAGGCTGTCGACCGCAAGGTGATGCGCGCCCGCGAATGTGAGTTCTTGGGACTGGATCCATACAAGGACAAGGAGAGCATGGAAAATGGGTGA
- a CDS encoding hemolysin family protein has protein sequence MGDTNTIAIVLLVFFLFISASFTLVKAVFAAIYAKREDHDRTDREAKIAKIVENRGYNETVSIGRIFSDVGIGVFGFYLFSNAPWQWTHDFWLLGIMAYMLCACAVIYVVTIFCPNLIGNLKPDTLSVVLVPLYRFIRMPFVPVGRVCHTIYLKLLNALGYDAKLSFLPEERRDAVQADLSDSSLSEEGLEKEERQMILNIFDFVETPVREIMTPRVDMCAIDVDTSLDDLVKVLNNERHSRLPVYKETVDNIVGILSNRDFLEWYTEHRDEPFDLMKLVMPPVYVPYHKKIDDLLTELRKTGNQLAIVVDEYGGTAGLVTLEDILEEIVGEIRDEDDMDEDEDVQKLKDGRYILDPLMTLSDLEYELDVELKPPENSHVETLSGLIQATLGIIPSPGAEVKIQGYTFRVLRMDGTRMEKVMMILPAGVKGPKTQSLHKV, from the coding sequence ATGGGTGATACGAACACCATTGCTATTGTTCTTCTCGTTTTCTTTCTTTTTATTTCGGCGTCTTTTACTTTGGTCAAGGCTGTCTTTGCAGCCATTTATGCCAAGCGTGAAGACCATGACCGTACGGATCGCGAAGCAAAGATTGCAAAGATCGTTGAAAACCGCGGTTACAACGAAACCGTCTCCATTGGCCGAATTTTTTCGGACGTGGGAATCGGTGTGTTCGGATTTTATCTGTTCTCGAATGCCCCGTGGCAGTGGACTCACGATTTTTGGTTGCTCGGAATCATGGCGTACATGCTTTGCGCTTGTGCCGTGATTTATGTGGTGACTATTTTCTGCCCGAACTTGATTGGTAACTTGAAACCGGATACTTTGTCCGTTGTTCTTGTGCCGTTGTACAGGTTCATCCGCATGCCGTTCGTACCGGTGGGTCGCGTTTGCCATACTATTTACCTCAAGTTGTTGAACGCTCTGGGTTACGATGCAAAGCTCAGCTTCTTGCCCGAAGAACGCCGTGATGCTGTACAGGCAGACCTTTCGGATTCTTCGCTCAGTGAAGAAGGGCTTGAAAAAGAAGAACGCCAGATGATCCTCAATATCTTCGACTTCGTGGAAACGCCGGTGCGCGAAATCATGACGCCGCGTGTGGACATGTGCGCGATTGATGTGGACACGTCGCTTGATGATTTGGTGAAGGTCTTGAACAACGAACGCCATTCGCGCTTGCCGGTTTACAAGGAAACGGTCGACAACATTGTCGGTATCCTTTCGAACCGCGACTTCTTGGAATGGTACACGGAACATCGCGACGAACCGTTTGACTTGATGAAGCTCGTGATGCCGCCGGTCTACGTGCCGTACCACAAGAAGATTGATGACCTGTTGACGGAACTCCGCAAGACGGGTAACCAGCTCGCCATTGTTGTCGATGAATACGGCGGCACGGCTGGCCTTGTGACGCTCGAAGACATTCTTGAAGAAATCGTCGGTGAAATCCGCGACGAAGACGACATGGACGAAGACGAGGACGTGCAGAAGTTGAAGGACGGACGCTACATTCTCGATCCGCTGATGACGCTTTCGGACTTGGAATACGAACTCGACGTAGAACTCAAGCCGCCTGAGAATTCCCACGTGGAAACGCTTTCCGGCCTCATCCAGGCTACGCTTGGTATCATCCCGTCGCCAGGCGCCGAAGTCAAGATTCAGGGTTACACGTTCCGCGTTTTGCGCATGGACGGCACCCGCATGGAAAAGGTCATGATGATTCTCCCTGCCGGCGTGAAAGGCCCCAAGACGCAAAGTCTCCATAAAGTGTAA